The Plasmodium malariae genome assembly, chromosome: 3 genome window below encodes:
- the PmUG01_03024900 gene encoding prefoldin subunit 3, putative, with product MSFDDLTDNSRSVRNIPGAKFIEHVTEFLQNKNEETVLRLAKELLLKYKFMEHTFVTRQMNTEKKIPELRDALKVVNALYKRKEMKENKNLELYFPLEESLYAKGVIEKTENILLWLGANVMVEFSFKEALDLLNHHLDRAVSLYDEMDKELIWLHEQISTTEINISRIHNYVEMKKNDKEKEAITNKS from the exons atgtcATTTGATGATTTAACTGACAACTCAAGGTCTGTAAGGAACATTCCTGGAGCAAAATTTATA GAACACGTAACAgaatttttacaaaacaaaaatgaggAAACTGTTCTTCGATTGGCAAAAGAACTATTACT gAAGTATAAATTTATGGAGCATACTTTTGTAACAAGACAGATGaatactgaaaaaaaaatacccgAATTAAGAGATGCCTTAAAAGTTGTAAACGCTCTTTATAAAAGAAAG GAAATgaaggaaaacaaaaatttggAATTGTACTTCCCCCTGGAAGAATCCCTATATGCCAAGGGAGTGAttgaaaaaacagaaaacaTTTTGCTTTGGCTAGGG GCCAATGTAATGGttgaattttcttttaaagaAGCTTTGGATCTTTTGAATCATCACTTGGACAGAGCAGTTAGTCTGTATGACGAAATg gACAAGGAACTTATATGGTTACACGAACAAATATCAACTACagaaattaatatatcaagaattcataattatgtagagatgaaaaaaaatgacaaagaaaaagaagctattacaaataaaagcTAA
- the PmUG01_03024700 gene encoding cysteine repeat modular protein 2, putative codes for MVNMSKFFFLSTVLTFYLFRTQNNVIANTTTKLAKEQNLPFIKRAYDSPHVEQHETVKLKNVNYKNIVKNIFRSKKKIIKKRSINFVSLNVPKTLELKFNDPISLISNIYSKEKTKFLSSCYEDNKVKKVDNCDRFTLSEQICDAPIEFNPSNNFSIKEENELSPKCLVDNKAEYRMKSNHHIVLESGELFDLKIKNENSFLRTSVIITKDICINKVKLVSPYFLFKKSFNTFGSPILYRGEIIGSTFKNIKVQDVNVEGLFNVCSCYVDYTYYYYNKCSRANSHYTTVSTIRVIQKQKNEIHILTGNELDVNLEKYVTPFPIKKAFIIKNIKGYTCNNIHNKSFNEIQQDFYNNEKKLHLYNVFMYETDSKTFKENIIFQKPGTYLLCYSSSDNGTGYSALLSTISVNGYDMSKIHYLYLDLYSSKLALGHSVILYRYNLNESLDEIYFKKKQVDSCSGEHVIYSNKISNIPRDKNADIYLDTIYISDIYLNEYDGILEICSKKKDKYSLIGYAMAKPYILHNQSDVNHLLDFDLAPDDIRTYVMQKESYFFIFFPELLEIFRTHNINDIYISFLCYSSRNEIILTYNFDKNMTPSFFTYFKISSPSSSILHVTKDEAKLYVLKKNIQTLYLYDITPEKVNNKRTIMKNNLNEPYVEHILSYYLDYADVIKCENCLSPIMMEPIYDENKNLKYIFLMTSHPYNKFLIVDLNFEIIYMHNSNVVKNAILTIRGLIFTLDVLKDSSLLINDISCGVLKNEFLDCFLIDQLNNTVIAIEYIKNQNALILIDTFQAENKNDENDENIKPYDFVYGHSNIYLQKPQNVLVYPYGESYVIFINEGDSNEINLLLYDKSKPNSNFTYITKINNTYMDHGKIERMYKFYDCKELINRNMLLIVKYYEGDVQFIYVPIRSMSNKLQLNYNYPSVIQDNQEEYVLKVKSHEIKKMNLLHNFQIDVHNVDKSQHVTIDKHDGTVKIKLSEFVGDPVNFTTKRYGAFTELSININFTVICADGMKVLNGKCVPCSLGSYNNIGEYIKHKNMYECTMCQNNSTTKNEASVSITQCLCLPGYELNNNDECVPCKRGTWKTDISNIPCIFHCYPNSYSTIQGSRSEEESECRCKEGYYFVSKDSTNVCEPCDVGHFCPGGYKANKIKCPENTTNIVQQKFSIKSCKCDAGFETFDSSNINNYNFKNNPIFDNYKDFIQVIESSQVCVPCKKGFYKNTVSAEKCKSCSAHVSTDAIKSTSISDCNKCDKGYYLHKQDSCLLCPNNHYCPGSGIVDPKYAIYENEKVPCNDKSLTEHPNELNVSQLSCLCKKGFEFVRTEDNEFDCSEVPKNYYKSKLSNTQKNACPVNSITLHTQTKSKEKCICMAGFYWDITEYKCIKCPKGYYCPGGNLENCFKVRALHLCKPQKTKCPIKNSTTQTEESFSESSCLCDKGYTINKEALGECVQCPVNTYKDVISNAECTMCLTPYTTEGQLGSTKEEDCTCSGGYYFFNHCLPCSDKNTYCKGGKMIVNNKSKTFHYAPSKCPPNTVVSFEAERPYNQSFCVCKKGYKHVYTANDFTKICAPCERGFFKTIIGDFTCESKCKPNSTSFPGTMHDTHCFCLENYYFKNGICLNCPDGAYCEGGFEEESILSMKKNENYLDSSKIKHIMPVPKENYALYKLKTNVYNADWFIVECPIKEACLYNEKCHESMTNFLCGECKKGYTNNFSKLNLCIKCSGNLMNILHMIFVNIFVLLFTVIMAYLNVFTGANRKSVHSIVIKIAVNYFSCMKIFYIMGTSEIYFPLNFSSHINYIIESVKRLLKAKKNYGLYCILTSYFNLSHSDAYFYGMVYYAFKPIILAIILTILMFLVVQIYKFKVKNETKIKLNVIGKIKELGHNQLYEEIMHELPSERALVLFRYIPIPGDSKFKRIRNFLEDMIPMYVTLLFFIHTKTTYSMLTLLDCKAIYYNDKFVEQYMSYVPSVKCDLSKSYAKFFILGITGTVVWGIGIPLMSYLVLYKNRKHLHSESILFKYGFLNNGFNFQFWYWESIVFLRKILVLLISSVPVFKTARIFGTTMWLFIIISSLFLTLQMILQPFDSRNYHILNKLETYSMVAWTITLMIFVFLTVSNATATTNFYVLLFLLFFNFIFIAKVLVSLCHSYIENLRHIKKMIKFPYLRKLFDKMSKIAEEKYYKEPIVSFNTHNNSIQFTRKYRSLLFRNHVLTNEEKNYFLHVLSNFIYFGVLNLNFTVFHSYFMEFMLRLSIIDNTVLHKKGKSGVLKLIAKDPKNIDEWIKIKECELNKRTFFERHKKILNLFTKKFFIIQSNIKRIIYKGDKHTIISDYEVLINVLKYDEDFITDFKFLYDEEAVRSGLILSDLQLSFTKFKMKDKKLIMQLFSLFVAKKNIVQFERDVQLKNKIEQLQSLYEILIKASEKKKLTFRKNVEDAILGDPYDYRTLENELSILNDRINNLIDNYQRLKDINYYEDEHNSNDKTVLNNDSELFDTNLIELSFKEINNDTHIMGNDLERDEKRNKENTENDDKTEYKEFSEKIEKDLCTQKAMENTKNNDEEKENQKEG; via the exons ATGGTGAACATgagcaaatttttttttctttctactgtgctaactttttatttattcagaacacag AACAATGTAATAGCTAACACCACGACCAAACTCgcaaaagaacaaaatttaCCTTTTATTAAGAGGG cttACGATAGTCCGCACGTTGAACAACATGAAACtgtaaaactaaaaaatgtgaattacaaaaacatagttaaaaatatattcagatcaaagaaaaaaataataaagaaaagaagtattaattttgtttctCTTAATGTACCGAAAACTTTGGAACTAAAATTTAACGACCCAATAAGTCTCATAAGCAATATTTATTcgaaagaaaaaacaaaat TTTTATCTAGCTGTTATGAAGATAATAAGGTGAAAAAAGTAGACAACTGTGATAGATTTACACTTTCAGAACAAATATGTGATGCTCCTATAGAATTCAACCccagtaataatttttctatcaAGGAGGAAAATGAACTATCTCCAAAATGTTTAGTGGACAACAAAGCCGAATATCGCatgaaaa GTAACCACCACATTGTCCTCGAATCCGGCGAACTTTTTgacttaaaaattaaaaacgaaaattcttttttgcGTACATCCGTAATTATCACAAAAgatatatgcataaacaaagtaaaattagtaagtccttattttctatttaaaaaatctttTAACACATTTGGTTCCCCTATATTATATAGAGGAGAAATAATTGGTtctacatttaaaaatattaaagtaCAAGATGTGAACGTTGAAGGGTTATTTAATGTGTGCTCTTGCTACGTAGactatacatattattattataataaatgctCAAGAGCTAACAGTCATTATACTACCGTTTCAACTATTCGGGTTATACAAAAACAGAAGAACGAAATACATATACTAACTGGAAACGAACTTGATGTTAACTTGGAAAAATACGTAACACCATTCCCTATTAAAAAAgcctttattattaaaaatataaaaggctatacttgtaataatattcataataaatcttttaatgaaatacaacaagatttttataataatgaaaaaaaactGCACCTATATAACGTTTTTATGTACGAAACGGATAGTAAAacatttaaagaaaatatcaTTTTCCAAAAACCGGGAACGTACCTATTATGTTACTCGTCAAGTGACAATGGAACTGGATATTCGGCTCTTCTCTCTACAATTTCTGTAAATG GCTATGACATGAGcaaaattcattatttatatctcGATTTGTATTCAAGTAAATTGGCCTTGGGACATTCGGTTATTTTATATCGATACAATTTAAATGAATCATTAGACgaaatttatttcaaaaagaaACAAGTAGATTCATGTTCAGGTGAACACGtaatttattcaaataaaatatcaaataTTCCCAGAGACAAAAATGCAGATATATATCTGGacaccatatatatatcagatatatatttgaacGAGTATGATGGGATATTAGAAAtatgttcaaaaaaaaaggacaaatATAGCTTAATCGGATATGCTATGGCAAAaccatatattttacataatcaAAGCGATGTTAACCATCTATTAGATTTCGATCTTGCTCCTGATGATATTAGAACCTATGTTATGCAAAAAGAatcatatttctttatattttttcctgaattattagaaatttttcgtacacataatataaatgatatatatatatcatttttatgcTATTCATCCAGAAacgaaataattttaacctataattttgataaaaatatgacaCCATCCTTCTTTacctattttaaaatatctaGTCCATCTAGTTCTATATTACATGTTACAAAAGATGAAGCcaaattatatgttttaaaaaaaaatatccagaccttatatttatatgatataacaccagaaaaagtaaacaataaaagaacaattatgaaaaataaccTGAATGAACCCTATGTTGAACATATATTATCGTACTATTTAGATTATGCTGATGTTATAAAATGTGAAAACTGTTTATCTCCCATTATGATGGAACCAatatatgatgaaaataaaaacctaaaatatattttcttaatgaCATCACAtccatataataaattcCTCATTGTTGACTTAAATTTTGAAATCATCTACATGCATAATTCTAATGTTGTAAAAAATGCTATATTAACTATTCGTGGGTTAATTTTTACCTTAGATGTATTAAAAGATTCTTCACTTCTTATCAATGATATTTCTTGTggagttttaaaaaatgaatttttagattgttttttaattgatCAACTCAATAACACAGTAATAGCCATTGAGTATATTAAAAACCAAAACGCATTAATTCTTATAGACACTTTTCAAgcagaaaacaaaaatgacgAAAACGACGAAAACATCAAACCTTATGATTTCGTATATGGTCATTCAAACATTTATCTACAAAAACCCCAAAATGTTCTAGTCTATCCGTACGGTGAAtcttatgttatttttataaacgAG GGAGATTCTAACGAAATAAACTTACTGCTCTACGACAAGAGTAAACCCAACAGCAACTTTACCTACATTactaaaataaacaatacaTACATGGATCATGGAAAGATAGAAAGAATGTATAAATTCTATGATTGTaaagaattaattaataggaatatgttattaattgtaaaataCTATGAGGGAGATGTGCAATTCATTTATGTCCCTATAAGAAGCATGTCGAATAAGCTTCAGTTAAATTACAATTATCCATCTGTTATACAAGATAATCAGGAGGAATATGTACTGAAAGTAAAATcacatgaaataaaaaaaatgaatctacttcataattttcaaattGATGTTCACAATGTTGATAAATCACAGCATGTTACAATAGACAAACATGACGGGActgttaaaattaaattatcaGAATTTGTTGGAGATCCTGTTAATTTTACTACTAAACGCTATGGAGCTTTTACCGAATTAAGCATAAACATAAACTTTACTGTAATTTGTGCTGATGGAATGAAAGTACTAAATGGAAAGTGTGTTCCTTGCTCATTAGGATCATACAACAATATTGgagaatatattaaacataaaaatatgtatgaatgtaCAATGTGTCAAAACAATTCTACTACTAAAAATGAAGCATCCGTTTCAATAACTCAATGTTTATGTTTACCAGgatatgaattaaataataatgatgaatgTGTTCCATGCAAAAGAGGGACATGGAAAACAgatatttctaatattccttgtatttttcattgttaTCCTAATTCATACAGTACAATTCAGGGTAGTCGTAGTGAAGAAGAAAGTGAATGCAGATGTAAGGAGGGGTATTATTTTGTCTCTAAAGATTCTACAAATGTGTGTGAACCGTGTGACGTAGGCCACTTTTGTCCTGGAGGATATAAagctaataaaataaaatgtccAGAAAATACTACTAATATAGTACAACAGaaattttctataaaaagCTGTAAATGTGACGCAGGTTTTGAAACTTTTGATTCTtcaaacataaataattacaattttaagaataatcCTATTTTCGATAACTACAAAGATTTCATACAAGTTATAGAAAGTTCACAAGTGTGTGTACCATGCAAAAAAggattttataaaaatacgGTTTCAGCAGAAAAATGCAAAAGCTGTTCTGCACACGTGAGCACTGATGCTATAAAATCCACTTCTATATCTGATTGTAACAAATGTGATAAAGGATACTATTTGCATAAACAAGATTCTTGCTTATTGTGTCCAAATAATCACTATTGCCCTGGTTCTGGTATAGTGGACCCAAAATATGCaatttatgaaaatgagAAAGTTCCCTGCAATGATAAAAGTTTGACAGAACATCcaaatgaattaaatgtatCACAGTTAAGTTGTCTGTGTAAAAAAGGATTTGAATTTGTAAGAACAGAGGATAATGAATTCGACTGCTCGGAAGTAcctaaaaattattataagtCAAAATTGAGCAATACACAAAAGAATGCTTGCCCAGTAAACAGTATTACGCTACATACACAAACCAAAAGcaaagaaaaatgtatatgcatgGCAGGATTTTACTGGGATATTACtgaatataaatgtattaaatgTCCTAAAGGGTATTATTGTCCTGGTGGAAATTTAGAAAACTGTTTTAAAGTAAGGGCTTTACATTTATGTAAGCctcaaaaaacaaaatgtcCCATAAAGAACTCTACAACACAAACTGAGGAATCATTCAGTGAATCAAGCTGTTTGTGTGATAAAGGTTACACtataaataaagaagcaTTAGGTGAATGTGTTCAGTGTCCAGTTAATACATACAAAGATGTTATATCAAATGCGGAATGTACTATGTGCTTAACACCATATACGACAGAAGGACAATTAGGAAGTACAAAGGAAGAAGATTGTACATGCTCAGGtggttattatttttttaatcattGCTTACCATGCAGTGATAAAAATACTTATTGTAAAGGTGGGAAAATgattgtaaataataaaagtaaaacttTTCACTATGCTCCATCAAAGTGCCCACCAAATACTGTTGTGTCGTTTGAGGCAGAACGACCATATAATCAAAGTTTCTGTGTTtgtaaaaaaggatataagCACGTCTATACTGCAAAtgattttacaaaaatatgtgCACCATGTGAACGCGGTTTTTTTAAGACAATAATTGGTGATTTTACTTGTGAATCAAAATGTAAACCAAATTCAACTAGTTTTCCTGGAACAATGCATGACACACATTGCTTTTGcttagaaaattattatttcaaaaatggTATTTGCTTAAACTGTCCTGATGGAGCATATTGCGAAGGTGGGTTTGAAGAAGAAAGCATATTaagtatgaaaaaaaacgaaaattatttagactcttcaaaaattaaacatataatgCCTGTTCCCAAAGAAAATTATGCACTATATAAACTAAAGACAAATGTATACAATGCTGATTGGTTTATAGTAGAATGTCCAATTAAAGAagcatgtttatataatgaaaaatgtcATGAATCTATGACGAACTTTCTATGTGGGGAGTGTAAAAAAGGATACACAAATAACTTTTCTAAATTAAACTTATGTATAAAATGCAGTGGAAATTTAATGAACATTCTGCACATGATTTtcgttaatatttttgtactaTTATTTACAGTTATTATGGCATATTTAAATGTCTTTACAGGGGCTAACAGAAAATCTGTCCATTCTATTGTTATTAAAATTGCGGTGAATTATTTCTCTtgtatgaaaattttttatattatgggAACAAGCGAAATATATTTCCCTCTTAATTTTTCATCTCATATTAACTACATAATTGAGAGTGTTAAAAGATTgttaaaagcaaaaaaaaattatggcttatattgtatattaacAAGTTATTTCAATTTATCACATTCAGATGCTTATTTCTATGGAATGGTTTATTATGCCTTTAAACCCATTATACTTGCTATAATACTAACAATTTTAATGTTCCTTGTTGTACAAATTTATAAGTTTAAAGTTAAgaatgaaacaaaaataaaattaaatgtaataggtaaaattaaagaattagGACATAATCAATTGTATGAAGAAATAATGCACGAATTACCATCTGAAAGAGCCTTAGTGTTATTCAGATATATTCCAATACCTGGAGATTCAAAgtttaaaagaataagaaATTTTCTTGAGGACATGATTCCTATGTATGtcacattattattttttattcatacaaAAACCACTTATTCTATGTTAACGTTGTTAGACTGTAAGGCAATTTACTACAATGATAAATTTGTAGAGCAATATATGAGTTACGTACCTAGTGTAAAGTGTGATTTATCTAAAAGTtatgcaaaattttttatattaggtATTACAGGGACAGTAGTATGGGGAATTGGAATTCCATTGATGTCTTATTTAGtgctatataaaaatagaaaacatTTACATTCTGAAAGTATATTGTTTAAATATGGATTCTTAAATAATGGttttaattttcaattttggTATTGGGAATcaattgtatttttaagaaaaattttagttttattaatatcatcTGTTCCTGTATTTAAAACAGCTAGAATATTTGGTACCACTATGTGGttgtttattataatttcatcTCTTTTTCTTACATTGCAGATGATACTTCAGCCATTTGACTCAAgaaattatcatattttaaataaattagaaaCTTATAGTATGGTTGCTTGGACCATTACTCTAATGATATTTGTGTTTTTAACTGTGTCTAATGCTACTGCCActacaaatttttatgttttgttatttttgttatttttcaattttatatttattgctAAAGTTTTGGTGTCTCTGTGTCATTCATATATCGAAAATTTAAggcacataaaaaaaatgattaaattCCCATATTTACGAAAATTATTTGATAAAATGTCAAAAATTGccgaagaaaaatattataaagagCCTATAGTTTCTTTTAATACTCATAACAATTCTATTCAATTTACAAGAAAATATAGATCTCTTTTATTCAGGAATCATGTGTTGACAaacgaagaaaaaaattattttcttcatgttttatcaaattttatatactttgGTGTGTTGAATTTAAACTTTACCGTTTTTCATTCCTATTTTATGGAATTTATGTTAAGATTATCGATAATTGATAATACAGTTCttcataaaaaaggaaaaagtggagttttaaaattaatagcTAAAGAtccaaaaaatatagatgaATGGATAAAAATTAAGGAATGTGAATTAAACAAAAGAACATTTTTCGAgagacataaaaaaatattgaatttatttacaaaaaaattctttattattcaAAGTAACAtcaaaagaattatatataaagggGATAAACATACTATAATTTCTGATTATGAAGTGCTGATTAATGTTCTAAAATATGACGAAGATTTTATAACTgactttaaatttttatatgatgaAGAAGCTGTAAGATCAGGATTAATTCTGTCCGACTTACAGTTGtcatttacaaaatttaaaatgaaagataagaaattaattatgcagttattttcattgtttgttgctaaaaaaaatattgtgcAATTTGAACGAGATGTTcaacttaaaaataaaattgagcAGCTTCAATCTTTATATGAAATACTTATAAAGgcaagtgaaaaaaaaaaacttacatttagaaaaaatgttGAAGATGCAATTCTAGGCGATCCATATGATTATAGGACATTAGAAAATGAATTATCAATTTTAAATgatagaataaataatttaattgatAATTATCAAAGATTAAAAGacattaattattatgaagATGAACATAATTCTAATGATAAAACAGTTTTGAATAATGATTCAGAACTTTTCGATACAAATTTAATAGAGCTAagttttaaagaaataaataatgatacaCATATAATGGGAAATGATTTAGAAAGGGAtgaaaaacgaaataaagaaaatacagaaaatgatgataaaacagaatataaagaatttaGTGAAAAGATAGAAAAAGATCTTTGTACGCAAAAAGCTAtggaaaatacaaaaaataatgatgaagaaaaggaaaatcaAAAAGAAGGTTAA
- the PmUG01_03024800 gene encoding 30S ribosomal protein S8, putative, translating to MQRACEMVVSLLRTDATTQKCPFHVLNVQILELLQKEGLIRGFAIKGTKIDILLKHFKGAPVIRNIRVVSKPSRDIWLTPHELKFRTRFNTGLWVMQTSCGVISHRDCIRMGIGGKMLFAVNNGYQHFC from the exons atgcaaaGAGCTTGTGAAATGGTCGTATCTTTGCTGAGAACTGATGCTACGACACAAAAATGTCCATTCCATGTATTGAATGTTCAAATTCTTGAATTATTACAAAAGGAAGGTCTTATTAGGGGGTTTGCAATTAAGGGAACAAAAATTGATATATTGCTCAAGCATTTTAAAGGAGCTCCA GTAATAAGAAACATTCGTGTTGTTTCTAAACCTAGTAGAGACATATGGCTAACTCCCCATGAACTTAAATTCCGCACGCGATTTAATACAGGACTCTGGGTTATGCAAACTAGCTGTGGAGTAATTAGTCATAGGGATTGTATTCGAATGGGAATAGGTGGAAAAATGTTATTTGCAGTTAATAATGGTTATCAACATTTTTgctag